In Nocardia terpenica, the genomic window ATCGTGCTCGTGCTGCATCACGGCATCGCCGACGGCCGTTCGTCCGTCGCCGTGCTGGACGAGATGTGGCGGCGCTACACCGCGCACGCGCAGGGGACCGCGCTGCCGGTCGCCGCCGCGCACTCGCTGCCGGAGGCCATCGATGACGTTCTGGCGCAGACGATTTCGGAGGCCGAGTGCGCCGATCTGCTGGACCGGATGCGCGGCCTGGTCGGCGAGCCCCCGGCCATGCTGCCCCGCGACGGCGGGCCCGGTGCGCCGCAGCGGTTCGTCGCGGAGCGAATCGAGTTGGGCGACACCGAATCCGCGGCCTTCGCCGCCGTCGCCAAGCGGGCCGGAATGTCGGTGAACAGCCTGCTGAGCGGCTGCGCCCTGGTCGCGATGCGCTCCCGATTCGATACGGCCGCACCGCTGTTCATGGTCTGCGGATACGCCGCCGACCTGCGCGCCGCGCTGCACCCGCCGCTGCCCGCCCACACGGTGCTCAACTGCGCCTCCGGGTGGGGGACGGGCCTGCCGGTGAGCGAGATCGCCGATCCGGTCGACCTCGGCCGCCGCGTCGAGGACGACGTGCGCGCCGCCCTGGACCGCCGCGATCCGGCCCGGCTGGCGCTGGCGGCCCGCTACATCCGCGACCCGCGGACCGCCGCACTGGTGGCCGGTCACCCGACCCTGGCCATCTCCAATATCGGCCGCATCCCGGCCCATCCGACCCCCGCGGGCGTGCGCGTGCTCCGCGACGACCTCGCCGCCCTGGGCCCCGGCATGCCCGCCAAGCTGACCGCCTTCAGCTACGACGGCCGCCTCACGGTCCAGGTCGAATACGACACCACCGACCGCAGCGCCGCGCAGATGGGCGAGTTCCGCCGCGCCCTCTCGGAATGGTTGCGCCGCACCGCCGCTCGCGCCGCCGACCTGACCGCGCCCGGAATGCGTCCCGTCACAGCATCGATGGGGCAACACCCGGGCGGCGCCGGAATGGGGAGATGACCGGTGGTGTGCTCTACGACGACGGGTTGGTGCTACCGGACCCGGAGCGAATCACATTGCGCCGCTACCGCTTCCCCTTCGGCACCGCCAAGCGGATCTGGGGATCCGATCACATGGTGGCGGCGTCGATGACGAAGCGGTAGCGCACGTCGCTGGCGACGGCGCGGTCGTACGCCTCGTCGATCCGGTCGGCCGAGATGACCTCGACCTCGGCGCCGATGCCGTGCTCGGCGCAGAAGTTCAGCATCTCCTGGGTCTGCGGGATGCCGCCGATCATGGAACCGGCCAGCGAGCGCCGGTACGCGGCCAGCGTGAACGGCTGCACGGCCAGCGGCCGATCGGGCAGGCCGAGAATGACCAGGGTGCCGTCCAGGTTCAGCAGCCGCATGTAGTCCTCGATCGGCAGGTTGGCCGAGACCGTGTTGATGATCAGGTCGAACCGGCCGCGCAGTTCGCGGAAGGTCTGCTCGTCGCTGGTGGCGTAGTAGTGCTGCGCGCCCAGGCGCAGGCCGTCGTCCTTCTTGCGCAGCGACTGGCTCAGCACGGTGACCTCGGCGCCCATCGCGCGCGCGAGCTTCACGCCCACGTGCCCGAGGCCGCCCATGCCGATGATCGCGACCCGCTTGCCGGGGCCGGTATTCCAGTGCCGCAGCGGCGAATACAGCGTGATGCCCGCGCACAGCAGCGGCGCGGCCTGATCGAGCGCGATGCCCTCCGGAATCGACAGCACGAAGTTCTCGGTCACCACGACCTGCGTGGAGTAGCCGCCCAGGGTGTGGCCGCCGGGCTGGAACGCCTCGGGCACCGGGGTGTTGTAGGTCATGGTCGCGCCGCGCAGGCAGTAGGACTGCTCCCCGGCCACGCAGGCGGCGCACTCGCCGCAGGAGTCGACCATGCAGCCGACGCCGACGCGGTCGCCGACCTTGTGCCGGGTGACCGCGGAGCCGACCGCGGCGACGATGCCCGCGATCTCGTGGCCGGGCACGCACGGGTAGGTGGTGCCGTGCCATTCGTTGCGGGCGGTGTGGATGTCGGAGTGACAGATACCGGCGTACTTGATGTCGATGAGAACGTCGTGTGCCCCGAGTTCGCGGCGTTCGATCGTGACCTTCTCGAACCGGCCGTCGGCGGCGGATACGGAATACGCGGCAGCAGTGCTCATGCTGTCATTGCTACTCCCGCATCCGGGACCACGCAAAACGGCAAAACTCGCCGGTCTGATTTGTCCAGACCCCGCTCGAC contains:
- a CDS encoding NAD(P)-dependent alcohol dehydrogenase gives rise to the protein MSTAAAYSVSAADGRFEKVTIERRELGAHDVLIDIKYAGICHSDIHTARNEWHGTTYPCVPGHEIAGIVAAVGSAVTRHKVGDRVGVGCMVDSCGECAACVAGEQSYCLRGATMTYNTPVPEAFQPGGHTLGGYSTQVVVTENFVLSIPEGIALDQAAPLLCAGITLYSPLRHWNTGPGKRVAIIGMGGLGHVGVKLARAMGAEVTVLSQSLRKKDDGLRLGAQHYYATSDEQTFRELRGRFDLIINTVSANLPIEDYMRLLNLDGTLVILGLPDRPLAVQPFTLAAYRRSLAGSMIGGIPQTQEMLNFCAEHGIGAEVEVISADRIDEAYDRAVASDVRYRFVIDAATM
- a CDS encoding phthiocerol/phthiodiolone dimycocerosyl transferase family protein; amino-acid sequence: MITQRPISPFELSFFRSAQIGPIQTGGLPILMSSVVEGELDADILRRVLAELAAVHPMLGTEVIEGEPPRLRHVPGYRPPLTVVDGGDAEYLRLIDAEQDWRGGLFAARLLRDGDRSRIVLVLHHGIADGRSSVAVLDEMWRRYTAHAQGTALPVAAAHSLPEAIDDVLAQTISEAECADLLDRMRGLVGEPPAMLPRDGGPGAPQRFVAERIELGDTESAAFAAVAKRAGMSVNSLLSGCALVAMRSRFDTAAPLFMVCGYAADLRAALHPPLPAHTVLNCASGWGTGLPVSEIADPVDLGRRVEDDVRAALDRRDPARLALAARYIRDPRTAALVAGHPTLAISNIGRIPAHPTPAGVRVLRDDLAALGPGMPAKLTAFSYDGRLTVQVEYDTTDRSAAQMGEFRRALSEWLRRTAARAADLTAPGMRPVTASMGQHPGGAGMGR